Below is a genomic region from Candidatus Hydrogenedentota bacterium.
TAGCTTCGACGCTGGAGACTGGTGTTCGGGCAGGCGCTCTCATGGCCCTGCAAACGCATGTTTCGCCGTCGATGGATCCGAATACGGCTGACTCAAGGAACCCAAGATGTGCATGCGGCTTTTGCCTAATTCCTCAGAGCTCCCGCAGGGTCTTCCGGCACGCGTGCGTCACAGAGGATGCTTCCCGATGAAACGTCTTTGCTTGGCTATGTCCTTTCTGCTTTCCACGGTAGTGTGGGGACAAGACGCGGTGACGCAATGGACTTTGGATCTGGATGCGTCCGCGGGTTCGCCCACCCTATTCCCCGACGCAGCCGCTCCCACAGGCGTGGTGGTCACCGCAGGCTTCAATGTCATTCGAATTGACGGCGCGGGATCGGTTGTGTGGTCCGTCAAGCAGCCCCAGTCCCTTGCCACTCCTGCCACTGTTGCCGATCTCGATGAAAACGGAGCCCCTGAGATTCTCGTCGCGCTAGCGGACGGCACACTGGTTTGTCTCGACGCAAACGGTCAAACCCTTTGGACAATTCCCGGCGTCACGCCTGCCGGAGGCTTCAAAGTTATTGTTGCTGCCGACCTCATGCCTTCGAAGGGCAAGGAGATCCTCTACGGATTCGACGACGGTTGGCTCACTTGCTGCTCGTCAACGGGCGAGACCATCTGGCGTTTCACTGGCGACCGGTTCCGCGTGGGTGGCATTGCGGTCGGCGACGTCGAGGCCGACGGCGCACCGGAGATTGTCTTTGGGACCGATAACGGCAACGTTTATTGCCTCGACGCTTGGGGCCACGCGCAATGGCGATACCACGAGCATGCTCCCTACGGCCGTTCGGGTCCCGTCATCGCCGATCTTGATGCGGACGGCAAAGCGGAAATCCTGATCACGCGCAGCAACGTCGGCAATGCGACCGCGCTCATGGCAATCGACGGCGCGACCGGCCAATTCAAGTGGCGCACGCGCGACGTTCAACAAAGTTACTTCTCGATCGTCCCTGTGGACTTCGACAGCGATGGGAAATTGGATGTCCTGCATGGCGACAAAGGGAATTGGCTGTATAAGACCGCACCGAACGGGGAAGAAGCCTGGCGTGTGGAGTTGGGCGGCCGAGGCCTCTTCTGGGCTCCCGCGGTTGCCGATATTGATGGCGATACCTACCTCGAAATCGTCGCGGGCATGCGCGGCGCGGAGAATGGTTCTGGAGCCAATGTCTTCGTGGTCGGGCAAGACGGCACCATAGACGGCAAGATTCCGCTGGGTGGAGCTGCCAATGCCACGCCCGCCATCGGCGATTTGAACGGAGACGGCAAACTGGATGTCGTAGTTGCCGCTGAGAATCCAAACAAGCTGCATTGCCTGACGTGGGGCGCCACGGGACGCATCGCGTGGCCTTCACTGCGCGGCTCTTCCGCAATGACCGCGAACTGCAACGTGCCGTTGGGCACACCCGAGAAACTTACCGACATGCACCCTCAAGGCACCGTTAAAATTGATGCGGGTCCTGTCATGTGGGGCGAAAATACATGGGCGTTCACTTGGTCTGAGCCGGTTCCGGAAAATGCTTACCTCGAATTTCTCGCAATCTACTCCAATGGGCCAGACGAAACCCGCATAGTCGACTTGCCCGCCGGGGCAACCAATGTGGATCTGCATTGGCCATTCTCTGAAAAGGGTTCTGCCAGCGTCGTCGCGCGCCTGCACGTCCCCGGCCAACTGAAACCCGTATTCGTGGCCATACGCGACGCATCGCCAGAACCGCCCGAGGAATGCGCGTTCTCCGAAGTGTGGCAGGCAGCGGAAGGCGCGCTTCGGTCGGGTGAGGCCGCGCACATCGACACGTCGCCGTTACGCAACCAGATTGCGGCGCTCAAGGCGATGCAGGATACCGTCAAGCAACTCGCTATCGGCGGCGCACAGCCCTCGCTGATTGCGGAAAAGGCCACACAACTTCGTGCAAGCGCCCATCGCCTCAAGGCACTCGTCGGCGCGCTCGATGCGGCCTGGCGCACGGGAGATGCAGCCACCTTCGCGTGCTGGCAAGACACCAATCCCTGGGATGCGTTCGATGCGTCCGCCGTTCCCGCGTCGCTTGCCGCCGGCGCGCTCATGACCGTGCAAGCGTATGGAAACGAATTCGAAGATGTCGCGCTGAACATACTCAATCTCACGTCCGCACCGATGCACGTACGGTGTACGTTCGCACCGCAACCTACCGGCGCACAACAAGCTCCCGCTGCGCCGGAAATCGCCGCGAAGCTCACGTTGCGCGAAGGCATTCAAGTGCCGGCAACCACGGTAGCCAGCGTCATGGATGCGTTGCCGCTTCTGAATGACGCGCAGACGTTAACGCTGCCTCCCAGCGAGGCGCGTCAACTCTGGATTCAGATTGACACGCACGGATTGCCCCCCGGCACGCACGAAGCGACGCTTCATCTAGCAAGCCTGACCAA
It encodes:
- a CDS encoding FG-GAP-like repeat-containing protein, giving the protein MKRLCLAMSFLLSTVVWGQDAVTQWTLDLDASAGSPTLFPDAAAPTGVVVTAGFNVIRIDGAGSVVWSVKQPQSLATPATVADLDENGAPEILVALADGTLVCLDANGQTLWTIPGVTPAGGFKVIVAADLMPSKGKEILYGFDDGWLTCCSSTGETIWRFTGDRFRVGGIAVGDVEADGAPEIVFGTDNGNVYCLDAWGHAQWRYHEHAPYGRSGPVIADLDADGKAEILITRSNVGNATALMAIDGATGQFKWRTRDVQQSYFSIVPVDFDSDGKLDVLHGDKGNWLYKTAPNGEEAWRVELGGRGLFWAPAVADIDGDTYLEIVAGMRGAENGSGANVFVVGQDGTIDGKIPLGGAANATPAIGDLNGDGKLDVVVAAENPNKLHCLTWGATGRIAWPSLRGSSAMTANCNVPLGTPEKLTDMHPQGTVKIDAGPVMWGENTWAFTWSEPVPENAYLEFLAIYSNGPDETRIVDLPAGATNVDLHWPFSEKGSASVVARLHVPGQLKPVFVAIRDASPEPPEECAFSEVWQAAEGALRSGEAAHIDTSPLRNQIAALKAMQDTVKQLAIGGAQPSLIAEKATQLRASAHRLKALVGALDAAWRTGDAATFACWQDTNPWDAFDASAVPASLAAGALMTVQAYGNEFEDVALNILNLTSAPMHVRCTFAPQPTGAQQAPAAPEIAAKLTLREGIQVPATTVASVMDALPLLNDAQTLTLPPSEARQLWIQIDTHGLPPGTHEATLHLASLTNPAAIRTVPIRIEVWPVALPDTVYAKINWSSFNAPQYSGSAVQDMLDHGVSVIYGPPLPAMPVDAQGNRAGDIAWTEFDAALARIPKH